Sequence from the Sporohalobacter salinus genome:
TACTCTCTGCTAATAAATGAGATGCCCCTGGAATACTATGACGCATAATTACAGCATCTGCTCCCATAGCTTCCAGTGTCCTAGCAGTATCAACTAAACTCTCTCCTTTTACAACACTACTAGTTGATACCGATAGACTCATCATATCCGCACTTAATCGCTTACCAGCTAAATCAAAGGATGACTTAGTACGTGTACTCGGTTCATAAAATAAATTAATAATAGTCTTTCCTCTCAATGTCGGCACCTTCTTAATCGATCGTGTAAAGATTTCCTTCATCGATTCGGCCGTATCCAATATTAACTGAATATCTTCTCTAGTTAGATCCATCAAATCCAAAAGATGTTTGTGTTTAAAGCTCATCTTAGTTTATCCCTCCCTTAGATAATAAAAAGCCTCTCTACTGTCAAGCCAGTAAAGAGGCAGTCTACTCCCTAATCTACTACCTTACTGGCTTCACAGAACCAATTTAAAGGTATTATAATTATTCTTATAAAATTGCTCTCTAAGTTTATGCCTGTTGTACAGCCTCCTCAGCTTTTACTTCACTAGTTTCAGTACCAGGTGTTGCAGACTTTGGTAATACAATATTTAAGATAATTCCTACTATAGCTGCTAATCCCATTCCTTTTAAGTCAGTGCCTAAGCCTGGAATTGTAAAGGCAAGATTACTGATTCCAATAACTAAGACTGTCGAAACAATTACTAAGTTACGATTATTACTTAAGTCTACTTGATTCTCAATTAATGTCCTCAAGCCTATAGAAGCAATCATTCCAAAGAGTAGAATAACTATTCCGCCCATTACTGCCGGAGGAATCGTTCTAATCAAAGCTCCCAGTTTCTGAACAAAACTCATTCCGAAGACAAAAACTGCTGCCATTTCAATCACAATCGGATTATGAACTTTAGTAATTGCTAAAACTCCAATGTTTTCTCCATAAGTTGTATTTGGAGGTCCTCCTAGTAAAGCTGCAAAAACGGTCGCTACTCCATCTCCTAACAGAGTTCTGTGTAATCCTGGCTCTTCAATAAATTCCTTGTCTACTGTCTTACTTAAAGCTAAAACATCACCTAAATGTTCTACCATCGTTACTACTGCAATTGGAGCAATAATTAAAACTGCCGGTAAGCTAGCCGAAAATTCTTTCATGCTTGGCAATGAAAAGTTTGGTAGCGCCAGCCAAGCTGCCTGCTGTACCGGAGCTAAATCTACAATTCCAGCAAAGTAAGCAAAAATATATCCTGATACAACCCCAATTAAAATTGGAATTACTTTCAACAATCCTTTTCCAAAAACACTAATTATAATGGCGACTGCTAATGTGAAAATTGCTGTAGGTAAATGCTGTGTTGCCATATCCTTAGCCGTCGGTGCTAATCCTAAACCGATAGTCATAATTACTGGTCCTACTACTACCGGCGGCAAAAACTTCTCAAAGAAATCTGTACCTATAGTTTTAACAACTGCTGACATAATTATGTAAATCACACCAGCAGTAAGACATCCTAACATTGCACCGGGAATTCCAAAAGATTTCTTAGCTGCAATAATCGGAGCAATAAAAGCAAAAGAAGAACCTAAATAAGCTGGAACTTTACCTTTAGTAATAAAATGAAATATAATTGTACCTACTGCCGAAGTAAAAAGTGCTACTGATGGATTTAAACCTGTTAATTTGGGAACTAAAACTGTTGCTCCAAACATAGCAAACATATGCTGAATACCTAAAATTATCTTTCTTGACATTGCTAATTTTTCTGCTCGTAAGCTTTTACTTTCCATTCTTATTACCTCCTGATTTTTGAAATAATCAAATCTTTAACTTCTAATTAATAAAACCTCCCACAGCCTAAAAAGCCATAAGGAGGTTTAAATCATCAAACTTCTTTTAAACCCCTTACTAGCCTCACAGGACTAATTTAAAAGGGTTACCCATATTCTATTATTATGTTTAATTAATCCTGATGCTCCATTAAGATAACTTCCTCGTCATCATCAACTTCGTTTAATTTAACTTCTACTACCTCTTCATCTGACGTAGGCAAATTCTTACCTACAAAATCAGCTCTGATCGGTAATTCTCTATGTCCTCGATCAACTAATATAGCTAACTGAATAGCCTGAGGTCGTCCTAAATCTATTAAAGCATCTAAAGCAGATCTTACTGTTCGACCAGTATAAAGCACATCATCTACCAGTACAATCTTTTTATCAGTAATATCAAATGGAATTTCCGTCTGATGTACTATAGGCTGCTG
This genomic interval carries:
- the pyrR gene encoding bifunctional pyr operon transcriptional regulator/uracil phosphoribosyltransferase PyrR — translated: MQLLKYKKDILDQEGIQRVLTRISHEILEKNKGLEDLVIIGIRTRGVPLAERIADKIAEIEGEEVQVGVLDITLYRDDLTTVAQQPIVHQTEIPFDITDKKIVLVDDVLYTGRTVRSALDALIDLGRPQAIQLAILVDRGHRELPIRADFVGKNLPTSDEEVVEVKLNEVDDDEEVILMEHQD
- a CDS encoding uracil-xanthine permease family protein; translation: MESKSLRAEKLAMSRKIILGIQHMFAMFGATVLVPKLTGLNPSVALFTSAVGTIIFHFITKGKVPAYLGSSFAFIAPIIAAKKSFGIPGAMLGCLTAGVIYIIMSAVVKTIGTDFFEKFLPPVVVGPVIMTIGLGLAPTAKDMATQHLPTAIFTLAVAIIISVFGKGLLKVIPILIGVVSGYIFAYFAGIVDLAPVQQAAWLALPNFSLPSMKEFSASLPAVLIIAPIAVVTMVEHLGDVLALSKTVDKEFIEEPGLHRTLLGDGVATVFAALLGGPPNTTYGENIGVLAITKVHNPIVIEMAAVFVFGMSFVQKLGALIRTIPPAVMGGIVILLFGMIASIGLRTLIENQVDLSNNRNLVIVSTVLVIGISNLAFTIPGLGTDLKGMGLAAIVGIILNIVLPKSATPGTETSEVKAEEAVQQA